TGCGAATACAGGTTTCCAATGCATTGTAATTGATTTCCTCTGCCTGGGTATCGAGGACTTCTACATGAAAGTCTGTATGCTTCTCCAGATAACCCGCTATATACAGTATGCCGAGTGGTGGATTATAACCACGCTCTTCTTCAATAATGCTTGGATTATTTCCAATCAACTCGTTTTCAGATGGGGGATTAATTAAAAGGATCTTCATGGGCGGTTTCGTTTATCTATTAAATCAGCGATCATTCCAATTGCCAAAATTTGAACGCTGGTAATAAATAACAAAATCGTTGTAATATCCATGATCTTGGGTGTGAAGAGATAGCTGACGATAAGCACCGCTAAACTTGACAGGAAGAAGAAACCGCTTATCGGCAAGAAAATCTTTAGCGGATCAAAGTATAAAACGGTTCGTATGATGAGTTGAATAAAGTTTAATGTGTCACGGAATGGGCGGATTTTAGACTTTCCGGAGCGCACATAATATTCAATAGGGATGAACTCAACGGGATAGTTATTGGTAAGCAAGGCAAGGGTAATTGTTGTGGTAAAGGAAAAGCCGTCAGGCAATAAATGGATAAATTTTGTTACCGTATCCTTTTTCATAACACGCAAACCGGAGTTAAGATCAGGAATTTTTATGCCTGTCAAATAATTCGCTAATTTGTTGAGCATCCATTTTGCAGGCCTTCGTGAAAGCGGGATATTGGAATTGCCGAGGACCCTGGCCCCAACAACCATCTCGTTTTGCGGGAATTTTTCAAGAAGTCTGGGAATATCATTAATCGGGTAGGTGCCGTCCGCGTCTGTTATAACAATCGTAGTATATTTCGCATGTTGTATGCCGGTTTTTATAGCGGCCCCATAACCCCGGTTTACTTTATGTGAAAGCAAAACAACATCCTCCGCATTTTTCAATAGTTCCGAGGTGCCATCGGTGGAACCATCATCAACGACAATAATTTCCCAATGGTCTCCATGGTTTGCATTTAATAAATGTAATAATTCGACCACACGTAGAATGGCATGGCTTTCATTGTAAGTGGGAATTACGACACTTATTTTTTGAAACATTGATTGCCCTTACTAAATCCTTTACGTAAATGTTAAAAATGTAGAGGAATATTCATTTATGAGGTTTGTTTGTTAATAAAGATTTATATCTTATACTGAAAATTTCGTTAATTATCGTTTCTCTATATTGACAACGTTTCAAGTATTTTTTGAGCGCTAGGACAGTATAGCATTGTATCGTTATGGCTAAAAGGAAAAAAGTTTATAGAAAACGAATATCCAAACAATAAACCAATTCGCTGTGCAGTGAGAAAATTATAGTGTATGGGCAGCGTATTCTCAATGTTTTTTCTCAATGATATGCTGTTTTTCGTAATGCTCAAAGTTGAGCGGCAAGTATCAAATTCAATATGAAAAGTTAATATCTAAAATAATACGGGAAATTAACCATTGTAGAAGATAGTTTGTAACTGTTCGGATACAGAGCTATTCGTCATGTTTATAAGATATTATCCGTGTCGGGACCGGTGATTCTTTTTCTCCTGGTGGTGTCCACATCAATCTCATGATTGCCCCGCCTTTTTTATCAAAATACTTGATCATGATCTTGTGTTTGCCCTTTTCCAGTGAAATGGTTCCTGATACAGATTTTTTTGCATGGATCCCTCCGTTGTCCACCACCAGAATATCGTCTACGTAGAGCCAGGATCCGTCATCAGAAGTTACGGTAAAGGTGTATGTGCCTAGACGATGAATGTCAATATACCCTTTCCATAGTATGCTGAATGGACTGCGTACTGGTTTTTCGTATTCATGATTCCATTGAAATTCAATAGTTGGTTCTATTGCTTCATGTATGGGTTTTCCCTTCCACTCCATATTATTGTAGTAGCAGGCGTAAAATCCTTTTTTTTGCTCGAATGCGCTATGAGGCGCCGTATCTTTATCGCCTTCTTGTGAAAATTCATTGGATAGGGTAATTGACTGTTTCTTCTTTTTAAGGTCATAGACGCTGTAATTTTTTGTAGAGATAATGCACTCATAGTTTCTGCTAAAAAAAAACCTGTTTACATACATATCCTTTTCGGGTGGGCCAACAACTGCGTAATGAAGACGATAGCTCTCTA
The DNA window shown above is from Candidatus Brocadiaceae bacterium and carries:
- a CDS encoding glycosyltransferase family 2 protein, producing MFQKISVVIPTYNESHAILRVVELLHLLNANHGDHWEIIVVDDGSTDGTSELLKNAEDVVLLSHKVNRGYGAAIKTGIQHAKYTTIVITDADGTYPINDIPRLLEKFPQNEMVVGARVLGNSNIPLSRRPAKWMLNKLANYLTGIKIPDLNSGLRVMKKDTVTKFIHLLPDGFSFTTTITLALLTNNYPVEFIPIEYYVRSGKSKIRPFRDTLNFIQLIIRTVLYFDPLKIFLPISGFFFLSSLAVLIVSYLFTPKIMDITTILLFITSVQILAIGMIADLIDKRNRP